Proteins encoded in a region of the Antedon mediterranea chromosome 2, ecAntMedi1.1, whole genome shotgun sequence genome:
- the LOC140040567 gene encoding GDP-fucose protein O-fucosyltransferase 2-like isoform X2, which produces MAAYIRRLLKLFKSVVLFSVLLNIIACYAETILLDDDIFQASSSQKGLNVGVAKPVRYLLYDVNPGEGFNLRRDVYMRIANLVKTLCEKEEWILVLPPWGRMYHWKTPRLDQNRIPWSLFFNVESLNQHVPVMEFEEYLWHANREPEIEEIYTLQRYAEGWKNGKFEEKYDRRECIDRPPYIKKDGKFRGWFWGYNDVYGLNFTCLSVQGFASILAPMLWENTTARSVLITRAETVLHDRFGGKMYWQARRSMRFSDSLIDIGDAIRKKYFHSTDEKDNTIMERNWQDQKPVIGSAKGGDYLAVHLRRQDFARNKRKEAPSIKNAASQINEILQREGLKSVFLCTDAIKSEIDDLKSQVDGKVVHYRPPKDIMERFKDGGVAIIDQWVAAHAKYFIGTCVSTFSFRIQEERQIIGFDPKTTYNCFCGDPDLDTDCDQPSKWNIVY; this is translated from the exons ATGGCTGCGTACATACGACGTCTGCTCAAGTTGTTTAAGTCTGTCGTATTATTCTCtgttttattaaacataattgcATGTTACGCAGAAACAATTTTACTTGATGATGACATATTTCAAGCTAGTTCGTCACAAAAAGGTTTAAACGTAGGAGTCGCTAAGCCAGTAAG GTATCTACTGTATGATGTCAATCCTGGAGAAGGATTTAATTTAAGACGAGATGTTTACATGCGAATAGCAAATCTTGTTAAAACGCTCTGTGAAAAAGAAGAATGGATTTTGGTACTTCCGCCTTGGGGTAGGATGTATCATTGGAAGACGCCAAGGCTTGACCAAAATCGAATACCATGGTCTTTATTCTTTAATGTTGAAAGCTTGAACCAACATGTTCCTGTTATGGAATTTGAAGAATACCTATGGCATGCCaaca GAGAACCAGAAATTGAAGAAATATACACACTCCAACGTTATGCTGAAGGATGGAAAAATGGTAAATTTGAAGAAAAGTATGACAGACGAGAGTGCATTGATCGACCTccttatataaaaaaagatgGAAAGTTTAGAGGCTGGTTCTGGGGTTACAACGACGTGTATGGCTTGAACTTTACATGTCTGTCTGTACAGGGCTTTGCAAGCATTCTAGCTCCTATGCTGTGGGAAAATACAACTGCAAG ATCAGTATTAATAACCAGAGCAGAAACAGTTCTGCATGACAGATTCGGGGGAAAGATGTATTGGCAA gcaAGAAGGAGTATGAGGTTCTCTGATTCTCTCATTGATATTGGAGACGCAATCAGAAAAAAGTATTTTCATTCAACTGATGAAAAAGATAACACAATTATGGAAAGAAATTGGCAAGATCAAAAG CCAGTAATTGGTTCTGCCAAAGGAGGAGATTATCTAGCAGTACATCTACGTAGGCAGGACTTTGCTCGCAATAAACGAAAGGAAGCGCCATCAATTAAAAATGCTGCATCACAAATTAATGAAATTCTTCAAAGAGAGGGATTAAAATCAGTGTTTCTATGCACAGATGCTATTAAATCAG AAATTGACGACCTAAAGAGTCAAGTTGATGGCAAGGTTGTTCACTACCGACCACCTAAAGACATCATGGAGAGATTTAAGGATGGAGGTGTAGCTATCATTGATCAATGGGTAGCAGCTCATGCTAA GTATTTCATTGGAACATGCGTTTCCACGTTTTCGTTTCGTATACAAGAAGAGAGACAAATCATTGGATTTGACCCGAAGACGACGTACAACTGCTTTTGCGGTGACCCAGATTTAGACACAGATTGTGACCAACCTTCAAAATGGAATATTGTCTACTGA
- the LOC140040567 gene encoding GDP-fucose protein O-fucosyltransferase 2-like isoform X1, which produces MAAYIRRLLKLFKSVVLFSVLLNIIACYAETILLDDDIFQASSSQKGLNVGVAKPVRYLLYDVNPGEGFNLRRDVYMRIANLVKTLCEKEEWILVLPPWGRMYHWKTPRLDQNRIPWSLFFNVESLNQHVPVMEFEEYLWHANREPEIEEIYTLQRYAEGWKNGKFEEKYDRRECIDRPPYIKKDGKFRGWFWGYNDVYGLNFTCLSVQGFASILAPMLWENTTARSVFVDRAEELLHDHYGGKDYWDARRSMRFSDSLIDIGDAIRKKYFHSTDEKDNTIMERNWQDQKPVIGSAKGGDYLAVHLRRQDFARNKRKEAPSIKNAASQINEILQREGLKSVFLCTDAIKSEIDDLKSQVDGKVVHYRPPKDIMERFKDGGVAIIDQWVAAHAKYFIGTCVSTFSFRIQEERQIIGFDPKTTYNCFCGDPDLDTDCDQPSKWNIVY; this is translated from the exons ATGGCTGCGTACATACGACGTCTGCTCAAGTTGTTTAAGTCTGTCGTATTATTCTCtgttttattaaacataattgcATGTTACGCAGAAACAATTTTACTTGATGATGACATATTTCAAGCTAGTTCGTCACAAAAAGGTTTAAACGTAGGAGTCGCTAAGCCAGTAAG GTATCTACTGTATGATGTCAATCCTGGAGAAGGATTTAATTTAAGACGAGATGTTTACATGCGAATAGCAAATCTTGTTAAAACGCTCTGTGAAAAAGAAGAATGGATTTTGGTACTTCCGCCTTGGGGTAGGATGTATCATTGGAAGACGCCAAGGCTTGACCAAAATCGAATACCATGGTCTTTATTCTTTAATGTTGAAAGCTTGAACCAACATGTTCCTGTTATGGAATTTGAAGAATACCTATGGCATGCCaaca GAGAACCAGAAATTGAAGAAATATACACACTCCAACGTTATGCTGAAGGATGGAAAAATGGTAAATTTGAAGAAAAGTATGACAGACGAGAGTGCATTGATCGACCTccttatataaaaaaagatgGAAAGTTTAGAGGCTGGTTCTGGGGTTACAACGACGTGTATGGCTTGAACTTTACATGTCTGTCTGTACAGGGCTTTGCAAGCATTCTAGCTCCTATGCTGTGGGAAAATACAACTGCAAG GTCAGTGTTTGTTGACCGAGCCGAGGAGTTGCTTCACGACCATTATGGAGGAAAGGATTATTGGGAT gcaAGAAGGAGTATGAGGTTCTCTGATTCTCTCATTGATATTGGAGACGCAATCAGAAAAAAGTATTTTCATTCAACTGATGAAAAAGATAACACAATTATGGAAAGAAATTGGCAAGATCAAAAG CCAGTAATTGGTTCTGCCAAAGGAGGAGATTATCTAGCAGTACATCTACGTAGGCAGGACTTTGCTCGCAATAAACGAAAGGAAGCGCCATCAATTAAAAATGCTGCATCACAAATTAATGAAATTCTTCAAAGAGAGGGATTAAAATCAGTGTTTCTATGCACAGATGCTATTAAATCAG AAATTGACGACCTAAAGAGTCAAGTTGATGGCAAGGTTGTTCACTACCGACCACCTAAAGACATCATGGAGAGATTTAAGGATGGAGGTGTAGCTATCATTGATCAATGGGTAGCAGCTCATGCTAA GTATTTCATTGGAACATGCGTTTCCACGTTTTCGTTTCGTATACAAGAAGAGAGACAAATCATTGGATTTGACCCGAAGACGACGTACAACTGCTTTTGCGGTGACCCAGATTTAGACACAGATTGTGACCAACCTTCAAAATGGAATATTGTCTACTGA
- the LOC140040566 gene encoding uncharacterized protein, protein MSNNRILQPLDKIFAKMKGWPYWPARIDEIPEGAVKPTGGKLPVFFYGTHETAFMLPKDLFDYEKYKEKYGKPNKRYQSFNVGLWEIENKPTIKFHGMDEEEEDEEEQEEEEEDSDDSEPITTKKETKKVAPKRRKSQAGTGKGTKRARKSSQASSKGSVVQEGYDEGGTDIEEDFDEPTTPDAESSGDEDFMPDKKQPAKKGRGRRKSKETSESEEEENISNNDDDDDESEEVPKKKAAAKRQRKTPQTKAKKTPAPKKRQNSTTTKAAKTPRAVAKPVRRGSSDSVSSISSISSDSSDNEEKVSSWKKKDEERKKKIEEDRLKKEKEEEKRRRSKEKEDEMKEKLEKKNRKKSKGDSDDEMLDKETEGENLKAKKKQSRTKKVETPKIKQKDESKSHKKVMKVSESEDDNDDDQKSEKEESDNDVEESENEESKGTQQVKKTEDIENVEDKEKTEKAKEQERIKRKEEKEKKRLEKEKRKQEEKERKKNEKLKKKQEEKRKELERRKKEEESRKAEEKRKQLEKEKAAEEEARKAKQEQEEKKDLEKNSKHPEITKIQHPSELKKKKVVTSVELAIGKLHVELKQSLRLESPDPAKSLSIMTKLDSFVLSPAIVKNNIDFVQTLKKVKKYKGNERVRQKAEYLYNKFKSVFLLQEGEVVNTESPSIPTQPLVESLKSTSNSNSAVQSPDISDGKKSIQEVPAEPVKIDIKENKKDEEMKIEQFKKNVEKENEVKEHAKSESVDTKPASPKEQQNHNNTENSTEKVTNNSTENVTDNDTKKATYRVAEKVTDKVTEKVTNKVTEKFPDNYTEKNKTDNVEEDEFVYEPIENRVPLDERIAMLMGEKSFGSSSNAQDSASDATPTKPSLPPNKESKKSSKRDQKESSGSGTSKNEQKSSKSKDGSDVHEPLGWQSAFDASTVQWKNVLQEFELEREERKRNEQQKDEPVKQPPRTPSLLNLPMPPPPPGCTTDSTGTEAEDSQETSDMEISDMDISD, encoded by the exons ATGTCAAATAATAGAATACTTCAGCCACTTGATAAAATCTTTGCAAAGATGAAAGGATGGCCATATTGGCCTGCCAGG ATTGATGAGATTCCTGAAGGAGCTGTGAAACCAACTGGAGGAAAGCTACCTGTATTTTTCTATGGTACCCATGAGAC GGCATTTATGCTTCCAAAAGACCTATTTGACTATGAAAAATATAAGGAAAAATATGGGAAACCTAACAAACGTTATCAATCCTTCAACGTTGGATTGTGGGAGATAGAAAATAAACCAACTATAAAGTTTCATGGTATG gatgaagaagaagaagatgagGAGGAAcaagaggaggaggaggaagacAGTGATGACTCAGAGCCAATCACCACTAAaaag GAAACGAAGAAGGTAGCACCGAAACGAAGAAAATCTCAAGCTGGGACAGGCAAG ggAACAAAACGAGCAAGAAAAAGTTCACAAGCGAGTAGTAAGGGGAGTGTAGTGCAAGAAGGATATGATGAAGGTGGTACTGATATTGAAGAAGATTTTGATGAGCCGACAACCCCAGACGCAGAATCTTCTGGTGATGAG GATTTTATGCCAGACAAGAAACAACCAGCAAAGAAAGGAAGAGGCAGAAGAAAATCTAAAGAGACTAGTGAAAGTGAAGAGGAAGAAAATATCtccaataatgatgatgatgacgatgagaGTGAAGAAGTTCCCAAAAAGAAAGCAGCCGCAAAACGACAAAGAAAAACTCCACAAACAAAAGCTAAGAAAACGCCAG CCCCTAAGAAGAGACAAAACAGTACTACAACCAAGGCTGCTAAAACTCCAAGAGCAGTGGCTAAGCCAGTGAGGAGAGGGTCTAGTGATAGCGTGAGCAG TATCTCATCTATATCAAGTGATTCTAGTGATAATGAAGAAAAGGTGTCTTCATGGAAGAAAAAGGatgaagaaagaaaaaagaaaattgagGAGGATAggttaaagaaagaaaaagaagaggAGAAGAGAAGAAGAAGTAAGGAAAAGGAAGATGAAATGAAGGAAAAACTTGAAAAGAAAAATAGGAAAAAAAGTAAAGGAGATAGTGATGATGAAATGTTAGATAAAGAAACTGAAGGAGAAAATCTAAAAGCAAAGAAAAAACAAAGCAGGACTAAAAAAGTAGAAACTCCTAAAATAAAACAGAAGGATGAAAGTAAAAGTCATAAAAAAGTGATGAAAGTATCTGAAAGCgaggatgataatgatgatgatcaaaAAAGTGAAAAAGAAGAGAGTGATAATGATGTTGAAGAGTCTGAAAATGAGGAGTCAAAGGGAACCCAACAGGTAAAAAAGACAGAAGACATTGAAAATGTGGAAGATAAAGAAAAAACTGAAAAAGCTAAGGAACAAGAACGAATCAAAAGGAAGGAGGAAAAAGAGAAAAAGCGCTTGGAGAAGGAAAAGAGGAAGCAGGAAGAAAAGGAACGAAAGAAGAAtgaaaagttaaagaaaaagcaggaagaaaaaagaaaagaacttGAGAGGAGGAAAAAAGAGGAAGAATCAAGAAAAgcagaagaaaaaagaaaacaactgGAAAAAGAAAAGGCTGCTGAAGAAGAAGCA aGGAAAGCCAAACAAGAACAAGAGGAAAAAAAAGATTTGGAAAAAAATTCAAAGCATCCAGA aATCACCAAAATTCAACATCCAAGTGaactgaaaaagaaaaaag tagTTACTAGTGTTGAGTTAGCCATTGGTAAGCTACATGTTGAATTGAAGCAGTCTCTAAGATTGGAGAGCCCA gaTCCTGCTAAAAGTTTAAGTATCATGACCAAACTTGATTCATTTGTGCTTTCACCAGCTattgtaaaaaataacattGATTTTGTTCAGACATTAAAGAAG GTGAAAAAATATAAAGGAAATGAGCGAGTACGTCAAAAGGCTGAATATCTGTACAACAAATTCAAGTCTGTTTTTCTGCTACAAGAAGGAGAAGTTGTAAATACTGAATCGCCATCTATTCCTACGCAGCCATTAGTAGAATCACTCAAATCAACATCCAATTCTAACTCCGCTGTCCAGTCGCCAGATATTTCAGATGGAAAAAAATCTATCCAAG AAGTACCAGCAGAACCTGTTAAAATAGATATCAAGGAAAATAAGAAAGACGAAGAAATGAAAATTGAACAATTCAAGAAAAATGTGGAAAAGGAAAATGAAGTTAAAGAACATGCTAAATCAGAAAGTGTTGATACAAAACCAGCTAGTCCTAAAGAACAACAAAATCACAATAATACTGAAAATAGCACGGAGAAAGTCACAAACAATTCCACTGAGAATGTCACTGATAATGACACTAAAAAAGCCACTTATAGAGTCGCCGAAAAAGTCACTGATAAAGTCACTGAAAAAGTCACTAATAAAGTTACCGAGAAATTCCCTGATAATTAcactgaaaaaaacaaaacagataACGTAGAAGAGGATGAATTTGTATATGAACCCATAGAGAATCGTGTGCCATTAGATGAACGAATCGCAATGTTAATGGGAGAGAAATCATTTGGCAGCAGCTCTAATGCACAGGACTCTGCGAGTGATGCCACCCCAACAAAGCCATCACTGCCACCAAACAAAGAGAGTAAAAAATCCTCAAAAAGGGACCAAAAGGAATCGAGTGGATCAGGAACATCAAAAAATGAACAGAAATCTTCAAAATCGAAAGATGGGTCAGATGTCCACGAGCCTTTGGGCTGGCAGAGTGCTTTTGATGCTTCGACTGTACAATGGAAAAATGTCCTGCAAGAATTTGAATTAGAGAGGGAGGAAAGAAAACGAAATGAACAACAAAAAGATGAACCAGTCAAGCAACCTCCACGTACACCAAGCTTGTTGAATTTACCGATGCCACCCCCTCCACCAGG ATGCACAACAGATAGTACAGGTACCGAAGCAGAAGACAGTCAAGAAACTAGTGATATGGAAATTTCTGACATGGACATTTCTGATTGA